The Planococcus liqunii genome includes a region encoding these proteins:
- the coxB gene encoding cytochrome c oxidase subunit II, whose translation MIKGLKKWRLFALMTALVVFLAGCGREEISTLIPAGRVAQDQFNLLILSTAVMTFVILVVTIIYVLAIFKFRRSKVGEDLIPEQVEGSARLEFLWTSIPVVLLLILAVPTVYSTFDLADVSTMDVQAEDGEGMTHLTVNVTAKLYWWEFEYPEQGIVTAQELVVPTGERVYFNLISADVKHSFWIPSIGGKLDANPENVNTFYLEFDQESAELEDGVFYGKCAELCGPSHALMDFKVKSMNRDDFDSWVAAMQEEATPAEGALAQEGEQLFGADGAGCIACHAVSGSGKGGIMQGPNVATFGDRNRVAGFMEHNEENLKKWIADPQQYKPGNLMPDPKSLNDGKDFTEQELDALAAYLMSLSVEE comes from the coding sequence ATGATTAAAGGGCTCAAAAAATGGCGCCTTTTTGCATTGATGACTGCACTGGTCGTCTTTCTTGCAGGTTGCGGTAGAGAAGAAATTTCTACATTGATACCGGCCGGTAGAGTAGCACAAGATCAATTCAACCTATTGATTTTGTCTACAGCTGTAATGACATTTGTCATTCTTGTCGTAACGATTATTTACGTTTTGGCAATTTTCAAATTCCGCCGTTCAAAAGTTGGGGAAGATCTTATCCCTGAACAAGTCGAAGGAAGCGCAAGACTTGAATTTTTATGGACTTCGATTCCAGTTGTTCTGCTTTTGATCCTTGCAGTTCCAACCGTTTATTCAACATTTGATCTAGCGGATGTTTCTACAATGGATGTACAAGCTGAAGATGGGGAAGGCATGACTCATTTAACAGTCAACGTGACAGCTAAATTATACTGGTGGGAATTCGAATATCCTGAACAAGGAATCGTGACAGCCCAGGAATTAGTTGTTCCTACAGGTGAAAGAGTTTACTTTAACCTTATCTCTGCTGATGTTAAGCACTCTTTCTGGATTCCATCCATTGGCGGTAAATTGGATGCCAACCCGGAAAACGTAAACACATTTTACTTAGAGTTTGACCAGGAATCAGCAGAACTTGAAGACGGCGTCTTCTACGGAAAATGTGCTGAGCTTTGTGGTCCATCCCACGCATTAATGGATTTCAAAGTGAAATCGATGAACCGTGACGATTTCGATTCATGGGTAGCAGCAATGCAAGAAGAAGCGACTCCTGCTGAAGGTGCACTTGCACAAGAAGGAGAACAGCTTTTCGGTGCTGATGGTGCTGGCTGTATCGCTTGCCACGCAGTTTCAGGTTCTGGAAAAGGCGGAATTATGCAGGGACCGAACGTAGCAACATTCGGCGACCGCAACCGTGTAGCTGGCTTCATGGAACATAATGAAGAAAATCTTAAAAAATGGATTGCAGATCCACAACAATACAAACCGGGCAACTTGATGCCTGATCCTAAATCTTTGAACGACGGGAAAGATTTCACAGAGCAAGAGCTTGATGCACTTGCTGCTTACTTGATGTCTTTGTCCGTTGAAGAGTAA
- the cyoE gene encoding heme o synthase, producing MSNSRSLSAETHEAAETTTFLQDFLALIKIGIVNSNLITVFTGLWLAFQFSDRHFLQEMDILVYTLVGSAFIIAGSAAMNNYIDMDIDPLMASKKARPTVTGRFKPSAVLALASFFIVIGEIFLFSASVSAGLFGIAGILAYVVLYSMWSKRKHVSNTIVGSISGAIPPLIGWAAVEPTLGWGAWALFLIMFVWQPPHFYALAMKRTEEYRAAGIPMLPVVKGFHRTKKSMLAWVLLLFPLPFLLMDLGISFIILATLLNIGWLVLAIRGFNVKDDLKWAKTMFIYSLNYMTILFVSMIIFAVFV from the coding sequence ATGTCAAACAGCCGGTCTTTGTCTGCGGAAACTCATGAAGCAGCCGAAACCACCACTTTTCTCCAGGATTTTCTAGCGTTGATCAAAATCGGAATTGTGAATTCCAATTTAATTACCGTTTTTACGGGATTGTGGCTCGCGTTTCAGTTTTCCGACAGGCATTTCCTGCAGGAGATGGACATCCTCGTCTATACATTGGTCGGGTCTGCATTCATCATAGCGGGTTCTGCTGCGATGAATAACTACATTGACATGGACATCGATCCACTGATGGCGAGTAAGAAAGCGCGTCCAACTGTAACAGGAAGATTTAAGCCGTCTGCTGTCTTAGCGCTCGCTTCATTTTTCATCGTTATAGGCGAAATATTTTTGTTCTCTGCTTCTGTCTCTGCTGGTTTGTTCGGGATCGCAGGAATTTTGGCTTACGTAGTCCTCTATTCCATGTGGTCTAAAAGAAAACACGTCAGCAACACAATTGTAGGGAGCATTTCGGGAGCCATTCCGCCGCTAATCGGTTGGGCTGCAGTTGAACCGACGCTCGGCTGGGGCGCATGGGCATTATTTTTAATTATGTTCGTTTGGCAGCCGCCACATTTTTATGCATTGGCTATGAAGCGCACTGAAGAATACCGTGCAGCCGGCATTCCGATGCTGCCTGTGGTCAAAGGCTTCCACCGCACTAAGAAATCTATGCTTGCATGGGTTTTGCTGCTGTTCCCTCTGCCATTCCTGTTAATGGATCTCGGAATAAGCTTCATCATCTTAGCGACATTGCTGAATATCGGTTGGCTGGTACTTGCCATTCGGGGCTTCAATGTAAAAGATGATTTGAAATGGGCAAAGACAATGTTCATCTATTCGTTGAATTATATGACCATCCTATTTGTTTCGATGATCATTTTCGCGGTCTTTGTCTAG
- a CDS encoding COX15/CtaA family protein — protein sequence MQQGKYIKWFAVAATIGMLLILLGGALVTKTESGMGCGRSWPSCNGELIPEKITAEVLIEFSHRLVTGAVGILIVVLAVWAWRKYGHIRETKFLAVMAVFFLVLQALIGAAQVLWGQGDFILALHFGISLISFASVLLLTLLIFEVDRKFDADRLVIGRKLRIHTIGVTLYSYIVVYTGALVRHTDSSLICSDWPLCRNDQFALPNNMYEWVQMGHRFAAGMIVLWLAYIAWHAFKNYKEQRVIYWGWIIAFIIVVLQATTGMLVVLTKLNLVVALLHSLLISLLFGLLCYMILLVSRSRAKAK from the coding sequence TTGCAACAAGGTAAATATATAAAATGGTTTGCGGTAGCTGCAACCATCGGCATGCTATTGATCCTGCTTGGCGGTGCACTTGTCACCAAAACCGAAAGCGGAATGGGCTGCGGCCGGTCTTGGCCAAGCTGCAACGGTGAATTGATTCCAGAAAAAATCACCGCTGAAGTCCTTATTGAATTTTCCCATCGCCTCGTTACTGGCGCAGTCGGCATCTTAATCGTCGTCTTGGCGGTATGGGCATGGAGAAAATATGGCCATATCCGTGAAACAAAATTTTTAGCCGTCATGGCCGTATTTTTTTTGGTTTTGCAGGCCTTGATCGGAGCTGCACAAGTATTGTGGGGGCAGGGTGATTTCATTCTCGCGCTGCATTTCGGAATCTCGCTGATTTCTTTTGCATCGGTGCTGCTTCTGACTTTGCTGATTTTTGAAGTGGACCGAAAATTCGATGCTGACCGGCTGGTTATTGGACGGAAATTAAGAATTCATACCATTGGAGTTACGCTTTATTCCTATATTGTTGTTTACACAGGAGCTCTTGTACGCCATACAGATTCCAGCTTGATTTGTTCAGACTGGCCGCTATGCCGCAACGACCAGTTCGCTTTGCCAAACAATATGTACGAATGGGTTCAAATGGGGCATCGCTTTGCTGCCGGCATGATCGTATTGTGGCTAGCGTACATCGCTTGGCATGCGTTTAAAAATTACAAAGAACAGCGTGTCATTTACTGGGGCTGGATCATTGCCTTCATCATTGTTGTACTTCAGGCCACCACCGGCATGCTCGTAGTTTTGACCAAATTGAACTTAGTAGTAGCCCTTCTTCACTCACTGCTGATTTCACTCTTGTTCGGATTGCTATGCTATATGATTCTGCTTGTATCCAGAAGCAGAGCCAAAGCCAAATAA
- the pyc gene encoding pyruvate carboxylase, whose product MKTISKILVANRGEIAIRVFRACTELKIPTVAIYSQEDSGSYHRYKADESYLVGKGKKPIDAYLDIEDIIRIAKDSGVDAIHPGYGFLSENVHFARRCEEEGIVFIGPTSQHLDMFGDKVKARDQAIAANIPVIPGTDGPVASLQEVEEFSKTAGFPLMIKASLGGGGRGMRIVRTEEELASAYERAKSEAKAAFGSDEMYVEKFVDKPKHIEVQILGDVEGNIIHLYERDCSIQRRHQKVVEIAPSNSISNELRNQICDAAVKLMKNIDYINAGTVEFLVANDEFYFIEVNPRIQVEHTITEMVTGIDIVHAQIKIAQGHSVHSEEIGIPAQQDIPLNGFAIQSRVTTEDPLNDFMPDTGKLMVYRSGGGFGVRLDAGNGFQGAVITPFYDSLLVKVSTQGNTFKEAAAKMDRNLQEFRIRGIKTNIPFLENVVRHKDFINGEFDTSFIDSTPELFLFPVRKDRGTKLLTYIGNITVNGFPGIEKKKKPIHAAPRIPELDLTVPAPRGTKQILDEQGPEGLTKWIHEQKEVLLTDTTFRDAHQSLLATRLRSHDMFAIANETARLQHDLFSMEMWGGATFDVSYRFLKEDPWQRLIKLREQVPNVLFQMLFRGANAVGYKNYPDNVIRDFVRKSAEAGIDVFRIFDSLNWIKGMEVAIDEVRQSGKVAEAAICYAGDILDPSRDKYTVDYYKKMAKELEASGAHILAIKDMAGLLKPEAAYRLVSELKDTVSLPIHLHTHDTSGNGIYLYAKAIEAGVDIVDTALGNMAGLTSQPSANSLYYAMKGSGREVRTEIESIEKLSHYWEDVRKYYSDFESGMNSPHSEIYVHEMPGGQYSNLQQQAKAVGLGMRWEEVKAMYSRVNMLFGDVVKVTPSSKVVGDMALFMVQNDLNEETVITRGETIDFPESVIEFFEGYIGQPHGGFPEELQQVVLKGRKAITVRPGELLEPADFDEIKKTLFERLERPVTSQEILAYALYPKVFEEYTVTNQQFGNVSVLDTLTFLYGMRLGEEIEVEIEKGKTLMIKMVSIGEPQKDGHRTIYFELNGQPREVNIQDMTVEADASARPKADMKNESHIAATMPGTVLKVVAEVGAKVKRGDHLIVTEAMKMETTVQAPFDGVVKEIHVGASEGISSGDLLIEMERV is encoded by the coding sequence GTGAAAACGATTAGCAAAATTCTAGTAGCAAACCGCGGAGAAATCGCAATTCGGGTTTTCCGCGCTTGTACGGAACTGAAAATTCCAACAGTTGCAATTTATTCACAGGAAGACAGTGGTTCCTATCACCGCTATAAAGCGGATGAGTCTTATTTAGTCGGCAAAGGCAAAAAGCCGATTGATGCGTATTTGGATATTGAAGATATTATTCGGATCGCTAAAGATTCAGGGGTAGATGCCATTCATCCAGGTTACGGTTTTTTATCCGAAAATGTTCATTTTGCGCGTCGCTGTGAAGAAGAAGGCATTGTCTTCATCGGTCCGACTTCTCAGCATTTGGATATGTTCGGCGATAAAGTGAAAGCACGCGATCAGGCAATAGCAGCCAATATTCCGGTTATCCCAGGAACAGACGGCCCCGTTGCATCTCTTCAAGAAGTGGAAGAATTCAGCAAGACAGCTGGTTTTCCATTAATGATCAAGGCATCTCTTGGGGGTGGCGGCCGCGGAATGCGCATCGTCCGAACGGAAGAAGAGCTGGCTTCAGCCTACGAACGCGCTAAATCCGAAGCAAAAGCGGCTTTCGGCTCTGATGAAATGTATGTCGAAAAATTTGTGGACAAGCCAAAACATATCGAAGTGCAAATTTTAGGGGACGTCGAAGGAAATATCATTCACTTATATGAACGCGATTGTTCCATTCAACGGCGCCATCAAAAAGTGGTGGAAATTGCACCTTCCAATTCAATCAGCAACGAACTGAGAAATCAGATTTGTGATGCAGCAGTAAAGTTAATGAAAAATATCGATTACATAAATGCGGGAACAGTAGAATTCTTAGTTGCAAACGACGAATTTTACTTTATTGAAGTTAACCCCCGCATTCAAGTCGAACATACAATAACAGAAATGGTCACAGGGATTGATATTGTGCATGCGCAGATCAAAATTGCCCAAGGACATTCAGTGCACAGCGAGGAAATCGGGATTCCGGCTCAGCAGGATATTCCGTTGAACGGTTTTGCGATCCAGTCGCGCGTGACGACTGAAGACCCATTAAATGATTTCATGCCAGATACCGGAAAACTTATGGTTTACCGCTCTGGCGGCGGCTTTGGTGTCCGCCTGGATGCCGGCAACGGCTTCCAGGGAGCAGTCATCACTCCATTCTATGACTCTCTATTAGTAAAAGTTTCTACTCAAGGCAATACGTTCAAAGAAGCGGCAGCGAAAATGGACCGCAATCTGCAGGAATTCCGGATTCGCGGCATTAAGACCAATATTCCGTTCCTGGAAAACGTCGTTCGCCACAAGGACTTCATCAATGGTGAATTTGATACAAGCTTTATCGATTCAACGCCGGAACTGTTTCTTTTCCCAGTCCGCAAAGACCGCGGAACAAAACTGTTAACTTATATCGGAAATATTACAGTCAACGGTTTCCCGGGCATTGAAAAGAAAAAGAAACCGATTCATGCAGCGCCGAGAATACCGGAATTGGATTTAACGGTGCCGGCACCGCGCGGAACAAAGCAGATTCTGGATGAACAAGGTCCTGAAGGCCTGACAAAATGGATTCACGAACAGAAGGAAGTTTTGCTGACAGATACGACTTTCCGTGATGCCCACCAGTCGCTGCTTGCTACCCGCCTTCGTTCGCACGACATGTTTGCGATTGCAAACGAAACCGCACGCTTGCAGCATGATTTGTTCTCAATGGAAATGTGGGGAGGCGCAACATTTGATGTTTCCTACCGTTTCTTGAAAGAAGACCCATGGCAGCGCTTGATCAAATTGCGTGAGCAAGTGCCGAATGTATTGTTCCAGATGCTGTTCCGCGGTGCTAACGCTGTCGGCTACAAGAACTATCCGGACAATGTCATCCGTGATTTCGTCCGAAAATCAGCGGAAGCGGGAATTGATGTGTTCCGTATTTTCGACAGCTTGAACTGGATCAAAGGCATGGAAGTGGCTATTGATGAAGTCCGCCAAAGCGGAAAAGTGGCAGAAGCAGCCATTTGCTATGCTGGCGATATTCTGGATCCGAGCCGCGATAAATACACAGTGGATTATTACAAGAAAATGGCCAAAGAACTGGAAGCATCTGGAGCGCATATTCTCGCCATCAAAGACATGGCTGGATTATTGAAGCCGGAAGCCGCGTATCGCCTGGTTTCGGAATTAAAAGATACCGTTTCCTTGCCGATTCACCTTCATACCCATGATACGAGCGGCAACGGCATTTACTTGTATGCAAAAGCGATTGAAGCGGGTGTTGACATCGTTGATACAGCTCTTGGCAATATGGCAGGGCTTACTTCACAGCCGAGTGCAAACTCCCTTTACTATGCAATGAAAGGCAGCGGGCGTGAAGTACGGACCGAAATCGAGTCAATCGAAAAATTGTCTCATTATTGGGAAGATGTCCGCAAATACTACAGTGATTTTGAAAGCGGCATGAACAGCCCACATTCAGAAATTTATGTACACGAAATGCCGGGCGGCCAGTACAGCAATCTGCAGCAGCAAGCGAAAGCGGTAGGGCTTGGCATGCGCTGGGAAGAAGTCAAAGCGATGTATTCACGCGTCAACATGCTGTTTGGAGATGTGGTCAAAGTGACGCCTTCTTCGAAAGTCGTGGGAGACATGGCGTTGTTCATGGTTCAGAATGACTTAAATGAAGAAACCGTCATCACACGCGGGGAAACGATCGACTTCCCGGAATCGGTCATTGAATTCTTTGAAGGCTATATCGGTCAGCCGCACGGCGGATTCCCTGAAGAGCTTCAGCAAGTTGTCTTGAAAGGCCGCAAAGCTATTACGGTCCGTCCAGGGGAATTGCTTGAACCGGCTGATTTCGATGAAATCAAAAAGACTTTGTTCGAACGATTGGAGCGCCCGGTAACGAGCCAGGAAATTTTGGCGTACGCGCTTTATCCGAAAGTTTTTGAAGAGTATACCGTGACAAATCAGCAGTTTGGCAATGTATCTGTACTGGATACTTTGACGTTCCTTTATGGAATGCGCTTGGGCGAAGAAATCGAAGTGGAAATCGAAAAAGGGAAGACCTTGATGATCAAGATGGTGTCCATCGGAGAACCGCAAAAAGATGGCCATCGGACAATCTATTTCGAACTGAATGGCCAGCCGCGTGAAGTGAATATCCAGGATATGACGGTGGAAGCCGATGCTTCGGCAAGACCGAAAGCTGACATGAAAAACGAATCCCATATTGCAGCAACCATGCCGGGAACCGTTTTGAAAGTGGTAGCGGAAGTAGGCGCCAAAGTGAAGCGCGGAGACCATTTGATCGTAACGGAAGCGATGAAGATGGAGACGACGGTGCAAGCACCATTTGACGGCGTCGTCAAAGAGATCCACGTGGGAGCAAGTGAAGGCATTTCAAGCGGCGATTTGCTGATTGAAATGGAAAGAGTTTAA
- a CDS encoding FtsW/RodA/SpoVE family cell cycle protein has protein sequence MKNYFKKYTRYLDYPLLFVYIALTLFGLIMIYSASMAWSVNYYDDAPNRFYIQQLMNLAFAFPAFAVASIFPYKYFGKKWMMKLVLAVIFIGLVLVHLIGYEAGGARSWIDLGFANIQPSEVAKVGIIFYLAGVFSNKYKKGNINNLNESIAPPVIILTLVLLSVFLEPDLGSMMIIGAVGLSVMAVSGISIKFFAKMAGWVAVGCAIFIVPIMLFASDIIFTEKRLGRLDAFFNPFSDELGFGLQIVNGYLAIGSGGLSGLGLGQSIQKLGYLPEPHTDFIMSVIAEELGVLGVIFVLGGLAFIVLRGLSIAMTTKDPLARTLAAGIASMIGIQTFVNLGGLTGLIPLTGVTLPFISYGGTSVILLSLAMGVLMNVSMVHKFEKSKK, from the coding sequence ATGAAAAATTATTTTAAAAAGTACACCAGGTATTTGGACTATCCGCTCTTATTTGTTTACATCGCATTAACGCTTTTCGGACTCATTATGATTTACAGTGCCAGCATGGCCTGGTCCGTAAACTATTACGATGATGCACCAAACCGCTTTTACATACAACAATTGATGAACTTGGCCTTTGCATTCCCCGCATTTGCAGTTGCCTCTATTTTCCCATACAAATACTTCGGCAAGAAATGGATGATGAAGCTTGTGCTAGCCGTCATCTTTATCGGCCTCGTACTTGTCCACTTAATTGGATATGAAGCAGGGGGCGCGAGAAGCTGGATCGATTTGGGCTTTGCCAATATCCAGCCCTCAGAAGTCGCCAAAGTCGGCATCATTTTCTATTTGGCCGGTGTCTTCTCCAATAAATACAAAAAAGGCAATATCAATAATTTAAATGAATCGATTGCTCCGCCAGTCATCATTCTGACTCTGGTATTGCTTTCTGTATTCCTGGAGCCCGATTTAGGATCAATGATGATTATTGGAGCAGTCGGCTTGTCGGTTATGGCAGTAAGCGGCATCAGCATTAAGTTTTTTGCAAAGATGGCCGGATGGGTTGCAGTAGGATGTGCAATTTTTATAGTCCCGATCATGCTTTTTGCATCGGACATCATTTTCACGGAAAAACGTTTAGGGCGCCTTGATGCCTTTTTCAATCCATTTTCAGATGAACTCGGCTTTGGACTCCAAATCGTCAACGGCTATTTGGCAATCGGCTCAGGCGGACTTAGCGGGCTTGGGCTGGGACAATCCATTCAGAAACTCGGGTATCTTCCAGAACCGCATACCGACTTTATCATGTCGGTGATTGCAGAAGAACTTGGCGTACTTGGTGTGATATTCGTGCTTGGCGGTCTGGCCTTTATCGTCTTGCGCGGCCTTTCGATTGCGATGACGACCAAAGATCCGCTTGCCCGTACGCTTGCTGCGGGGATTGCAAGCATGATCGGAATCCAGACTTTCGTTAACTTGGGAGGGTTAACGGGACTTATTCCTTTAACAGGGGTAACACTTCCTTTTATAAGCTATGGCGGAACGTCGGTAATTTTGTTATCGTTAGCTATGGGAGTATTGATGAATGTTTCCATGGTCCACAAATTCGAAAAATCGAAAAAGTAA
- a CDS encoding YlaN family protein, with the protein MEHTEEQTYQVKALELLKADAEKIEQLIKVQMDNLTLPSCPLYEEVLDTQMFGLSREIDFAVKLGLIEREIGKNLMDTLEKKLSILHDAYTNK; encoded by the coding sequence ATGGAACATACAGAAGAACAAACTTACCAAGTAAAGGCTTTGGAACTCCTCAAAGCGGATGCCGAAAAAATTGAGCAATTGATTAAAGTCCAAATGGATAATTTAACATTGCCTTCTTGCCCCTTATATGAAGAAGTGCTCGATACACAAATGTTCGGACTTTCACGTGAAATCGATTTTGCTGTAAAGCTTGGGTTAATCGAACGTGAAATTGGCAAAAATTTAATGGATACGCTAGAGAAGAAACTTTCGATTCTGCACGACGCGTATACAAATAAATGA
- a CDS encoding peptidyl-prolyl cis-trans isomerase: protein MEFIVPFKGEVKFKIALDPTVWIFDDRRIDLDTYFDEERVEIDELEEYKRGMGEHWSREIMEGATVPQTLKTEKRYSRQEKNEMITGTYGIKFAPFLKNAEPSADAKKVVFESANGEYAFPIEAANELIFKFSDNGKPLKEDGPVHVLLPDGSNQEDPITHILAIRVE, encoded by the coding sequence ATGGAATTTATCGTACCTTTTAAAGGTGAAGTGAAGTTTAAAATCGCACTAGATCCTACTGTCTGGATTTTTGATGACCGCCGGATTGACTTGGATACTTATTTTGATGAAGAGCGTGTTGAAATTGACGAGCTGGAAGAATACAAACGCGGCATGGGCGAACACTGGTCCCGCGAAATCATGGAAGGCGCTACAGTGCCGCAAACGCTGAAAACCGAGAAAAGATACAGCCGCCAGGAAAAAAACGAAATGATTACTGGCACTTACGGCATCAAATTCGCTCCTTTTTTGAAAAATGCAGAGCCTTCTGCTGATGCAAAAAAAGTGGTTTTTGAATCGGCCAACGGCGAGTACGCATTCCCAATAGAAGCAGCTAACGAGCTGATTTTCAAATTCAGTGACAATGGCAAGCCGTTAAAAGAAGACGGCCCTGTCCATGTCTTGCTTCCTGATGGATCCAATCAAGAAGATCCCATTACCCATATTTTAGCGATCCGAGTCGAATAG
- a CDS encoding YlaI family protein codes for MRVQCVICDTIEELVDDTLEAKRLRNRPIHTHMCKACHNRITERTKERLATGSFHFFRSSRRIEDDF; via the coding sequence ATGCGCGTACAATGTGTAATTTGCGACACCATCGAAGAACTGGTTGACGATACACTCGAAGCCAAACGATTGCGGAATCGGCCGATCCACACCCATATGTGCAAAGCTTGCCATAATCGCATCACAGAAAGAACAAAAGAACGGCTTGCTACCGGCTCTTTCCATTTCTTCAGAAGTTCCCGCAGAATTGAGGACGACTTCTGA
- a CDS encoding YlaH-like family protein: MYPVARVLYENLPNYTIAGYALFAVIFLLSAFVYKLGFAKKLSFGKNAVITLFLLAGGLGLTFLAFFLPVVEGLVIAALILILYKIRLWREKRENAASH; encoded by the coding sequence ATGTATCCCGTAGCCCGAGTCTTGTATGAGAATTTGCCGAATTACACCATTGCAGGCTATGCACTTTTTGCAGTCATCTTCCTGCTGTCGGCTTTCGTGTATAAACTGGGGTTCGCAAAAAAATTATCATTCGGGAAAAATGCGGTCATTACGCTTTTCCTTCTGGCTGGTGGACTGGGGCTGACATTCTTGGCCTTCTTCCTGCCGGTTGTAGAAGGATTGGTCATTGCCGCACTGATCCTGATTCTGTACAAAATACGCCTATGGCGTGAAAAACGCGAAAACGCTGCTTCTCATTGA
- the typA gene encoding translational GTPase TypA, producing MTNLRNDLRNIAIIAHVDHGKTTLVDQLLQQSGTFRSNEHVDERAMDSGDIERERGITILAKNTAIQYKDAKINILDTPGHADFGGEVERIMKMVDGVLLVVDAYEGCMPQTRFVLKKALEQNLKPIVVVNKIDRDFARPEEVVDEVIELFIELEANDDQLEFPVIFASGMNGTASLSSDPADQEENMQVVYDAILEHVPAPIDNRDEPLQFQVALLDYSDYVGRIGIGRVFRGTIEVGQSVALMKLDGSVKNFRVTKIHGFMGLKRVEIQKAEAGDLIAISGMEDINVGETVCPADHQEALPVLRIDEPTLQMTFLVNNSPFAGKEGKWITSRKIQERLDAQLQTDVSLRVENTDSPDAWVVSGRGELHLSILIENMRREGFELQVSKPEVIVRMVDGVRCEPVERVQVDVPEEYTGAIIESLGERKGEMLDMINNGSGQVRLVFNVPARGLIGYTTEFLTQTRGYGIINHTFDSYQPVASGRVGGRRQGVLVSMERGKVSTYGLMGIEDRGTAFVEVGAEIYEGMIVGEHNRDSDLTVNIVKIKAATNIRSANKDQTTTLKKARLMSLEEALEYLADDEYCEITPQNIRLRKKILDKNERERMAKKKKVAIEE from the coding sequence ATGACTAACTTACGAAATGATCTAAGAAACATTGCTATTATTGCCCACGTTGACCATGGTAAAACAACTTTGGTGGACCAACTGCTACAACAATCCGGAACTTTCCGATCAAATGAGCATGTTGATGAACGTGCAATGGACTCCGGTGATATCGAAAGAGAACGCGGAATTACCATTCTTGCTAAAAACACTGCGATTCAATATAAAGACGCTAAAATCAACATCTTGGATACTCCTGGACACGCCGATTTTGGTGGAGAAGTGGAACGTATCATGAAAATGGTAGATGGTGTTTTGCTTGTAGTAGATGCTTACGAAGGCTGTATGCCGCAAACGCGTTTTGTATTGAAAAAAGCATTGGAACAAAACTTGAAACCAATCGTTGTTGTAAACAAAATTGACCGCGATTTCGCTCGTCCGGAAGAAGTGGTTGACGAAGTCATCGAATTGTTCATCGAACTTGAAGCAAATGACGATCAACTTGAATTCCCAGTTATTTTCGCATCAGGCATGAACGGTACTGCAAGCCTCTCATCTGATCCTGCGGATCAAGAAGAAAACATGCAGGTTGTTTATGATGCAATCTTGGAACACGTACCAGCACCAATCGATAACAGAGATGAGCCACTTCAATTCCAGGTAGCACTTCTTGACTATAGTGACTATGTAGGCCGTATCGGGATCGGACGGGTATTCCGTGGAACGATCGAAGTGGGACAATCTGTTGCTTTGATGAAGCTTGACGGTTCAGTTAAAAACTTCCGCGTTACAAAGATTCATGGTTTCATGGGGCTTAAACGCGTAGAAATCCAAAAAGCTGAAGCTGGAGATTTGATTGCCATCTCGGGTATGGAAGATATCAACGTTGGTGAGACGGTTTGTCCGGCTGACCATCAAGAAGCATTGCCGGTTCTTCGCATTGACGAACCAACTTTGCAAATGACTTTCCTAGTGAACAACAGCCCATTTGCCGGGAAAGAAGGTAAATGGATTACTTCACGCAAAATCCAGGAACGTTTGGATGCTCAACTACAAACGGATGTATCGTTGCGTGTAGAAAATACGGATTCTCCTGATGCTTGGGTTGTTTCCGGCCGCGGCGAATTGCATTTGTCGATCTTGATCGAGAACATGCGCCGTGAAGGATTCGAACTTCAAGTATCTAAACCGGAAGTTATTGTACGCATGGTTGACGGCGTTCGCTGTGAACCGGTTGAACGTGTACAAGTTGACGTACCTGAAGAATATACTGGAGCAATCATCGAATCACTTGGTGAGCGCAAAGGCGAAATGTTGGATATGATCAACAACGGCAGCGGACAAGTCCGTTTGGTATTCAACGTTCCTGCACGCGGCTTGATCGGTTACACAACTGAATTCTTGACGCAGACTCGCGGATACGGAATCATCAACCACACATTCGACAGCTACCAGCCAGTTGCTTCAGGGCGCGTCGGCGGACGCCGTCAAGGTGTATTGGTTTCCATGGAGCGCGGAAAAGTTTCAACTTATGGCCTAATGGGCATCGAAGACCGTGGTACCGCTTTTGTTGAAGTCGGGGCTGAAATTTATGAAGGCATGATTGTCGGCGAACACAACCGCGACAGCGATTTGACAGTGAACATTGTTAAAATTAAAGCTGCGACAAACATCCGTTCAGCAAACAAAGACCAGACGACTACATTGAAAAAAGCTCGTTTGATGAGTCTTGAAGAAGCGCTTGAGTACTTGGCAGATGATGAGTATTGTGAAATCACGCCGCAAAACATTCGTTTGCGCAAGAAAATTCTTGATAAAAACGAACGTGAGCGCATGGCTAAGAAAAAGAAAGTTGCCATCGAAGAATAA